In a single window of the Drosophila albomicans strain 15112-1751.03 chromosome 3, ASM965048v2, whole genome shotgun sequence genome:
- the LOC117566841 gene encoding venom serine protease Bi-VSP-like isoform X3 — protein MKIISFEVIVLSMTIICIVTPTLGQFVGRFEDSQSRQQCFTPEQIRGTCMALSDCPQVTEVYNSTDDSVGTEHVLFLHRNCGSRSVNGDPIVCCTRSTTKSQIDPTPNPDITNLILSQISTTPRTHTRGQQCLTPEHHLGTCVALSHCHQLTVVYNFRYDRVGTQYVLALHHSCGTRSVNGVPIVCCTRPSTTTTTTILPIPEATSTTTTTTTPQPTSTTTTTRKPEQTSSTSISPPIDLRLNSCLLSPGVYGECIDIKRCPSIFNQLKAKGNDPELVKFIKASNLLCDNVGQNVCCPTEPAPRRLPTEKEGCGEPNLVSFRKIVGGDEAVKGAYPWIALLGYGDSSLSIFKCGGTLITARHVVTAAHCIKDNLSFVRLREHDLSTDTDTTHMDINIVKNVSHSNYNKTDGRCDIAMLYLERNVEFTDIMKPICLPNSLSLRAKTYVDTNPIVIGWGNTQESGRSAKILRQLTIPVLENSVCQNSYKAMNLSFSLNQFDKAILCAGILAGGQDACQGDSGGPLMTSEQLDNGEIRFYLIGIVAYGYGCARPNIPGVYTSTQYFMDWINDKVREMS, from the exons ATGAAGATTATATCATTTGAAGTGATTGTGTTATCGATGACAATTATCTGTATTGTCACGCCCACTTTGGGGCAGTTCGTTGGACGATTTGAAG ATTCCCAAAGTCGACAGCAGTGCTTCACGCCCGAACAAATTCGAGGGACTTGTATGGCACTCAGCGATTGCCCCCAGGTGACAGAAGTCTACAATTCTACAGACGATAGCGTAGGCACAGAACATGTGCTCTTCTTGCACCGCAATTGTGGATCGCGGAGTGTCAACGGGGATCCAATT GTCTGTTGTACGAGATCCACGACGAAGTCCCAGATAGATCCAACCCCAAATCCAGATATAACAAACTTAATACTATCACAGATTTCAACAACACCAAGGACACACACAA GAGGTCAGCAGTGTCTCACGCCCGAACACCATCTTGGGACTTGTGTGGCGCTCAGCCATTGCCACCAGTTGACAGTAGTCTACAATTTTAGATACGATCGCGTAGGCACACAGTATGTGCTCGCCTTGCACCACAGTTGTGGAACGCGAAGTGTCAACGGAGTACCAATT GTATGTTGTACAAGaccaagcacaacaacaacgacaacaatactTCCAATACCAGAAGCgacctcaacaacaacaacaaccacaacaccaCAACCAACctcaacaaccacaacaaccagAAAACCAGAACAAACCTCATCCACATCAATCTCACCGCCTATAGATCTTCGGTTAAACAGTTGTCTATTGTCACCCGGAGTATATGGAGAATGCATCG acATCAAGAGATGTCCCTCCATATTTAATCAGCTAAAGGCTAAGGGAAACGATCCTGAACTagtcaaatttataaaagctTCGAATTTACTTTGTGACAACGTCGGCCAAAATGTCTGTTGTCCCACAGAGCCAGCTCCACGTCGCTTGCCCACTGAAAAAGAGGGTTGTGGTGAACCAAACTTGGTCAGTTTTAGGAAAATCGTAGGCGGCGATGAGGCAGTGAAAGGTGCTTATCCATGGATCGCACTGCTAGGATATGGTGATAGTTCTCTTTCGATCTTCAAATGTGGAGGAACTTTGATTACGGCCAGACATGTGGTGACAGCAGCTCATTGCATAAAGGATAATCT gtCGTTTGTGCGCCTCAGAGAGCACGATCTTTCTACCGACACTGACACTACGCACATGGACATCAACATAGTCAAG AATGTCTCCCATTCCAATTACAATAAGACAGACGGTCGCTGCGATATAGCGATGCTTTACTTGGAACGGAACGTGGAGTTTACAGATATAATGAAGCCCATTTGTTTGCCCAACTCTCTCAGCTTGCGTGCCAAGACTTATGTGGATACAAACCCCATTGTCATTGGCTGGGGTAATACTCAAGAGTCTGGAAGAAGTGCAAAGATATTGCGTCAGCTAACGATACCCGTCCTGGAAAATTCAGTGTGCCAAAACAGTTATAAAGCAATGAATCTAAGCTTTAGCTTGAATCAATTCGATAAAGCCATTCTATGTGCTGGAATTTTAGCAGGCGGCCAAGACGCTTGCCAAGGGGACTCAGGTGGTCCGCTAATGACCTCCGAGCAATTAGATAATGGTGAAATCAGATTCTATCTGATTGGAATTGTTGCCTATGGTTATGGTTGTGCCAGGCCAAATATACCTGGAGTCTATACGAGCACACAGTACTTCATGGACTGGATAAACGATAAG GTGCGGGAGATGTcatga
- the LOC117566840 gene encoding venom serine protease Bi-VSP-like isoform X7, whose protein sequence is MKIISFEVIVLSMTIICIVTPTLGVFYEPLENTSTQGGERCITPEFLEGTCVRLSDCNQEKIIVEGNLLELRISCGTREVNREPIVCCTRPLKDPPSTSTTTTTTITIIPETTLTTTTPEPTSTTSISSLVDLRSNSCLLVPGVYGECIDIKRCPSILNQLKAKGNDPELVKFIKASNLLCDNVGQNVCCPTEPAPRRLPTEKEGCGEPNLVSFRKIVGGDEAMKGAYPWIALLGYGDSSLSIFKCGGTLITARHVVTAAHCIKDNLSFVRLGEHDLSTDTDTTHMDINIVKNVSHSNYNKTDGRSDIAMLYLERNVEFTNIMKPICLPNSPSLRAKSYVDTNPIVIGWGNTQEFGRSAKILRQLMIPVLENSVCQNSYKALNLSFSLNQFDKAILCAGTLAGGEDSCQGDSGGPLMTSEQLDNGEIRFYLIGIVAYGYGCARPNSPGIYTSTQYFMDWINDKVREMS, encoded by the exons ATGAAGATTATATCATTTGAAGTGATTGTGTTATCGATGACAATTATCTGTATTGTCACGCCCACTTTGGGCGTGTTTTATGAACCATTGGAAAATACCA GTACCCAAGGTGGAGAGCGGTGCATAACGCCCGAATTCTTAGAAGGGACTTGTGTGCGGCTCTCCGATTGCAACCAGGAGAAAATTATAGTTGAAGGGAACCTTCTTGAATTGCGCATCAGTTGTGGTACTCGCGAAGTCAACAGGGAACCAATT GTGTGTTGTACGAGACCATTAAAAGACCCTCCTtcaacaagtacaacaacaaccacaaccatAACTATAATACCAGAAACGACTTTAACAACCACAACCCCGGAACCAACGTCAACCACATCAATCTCATCGCTTGTGGATCTTCGATCAAACAGTTGTCTATTAGTACCCGGAGTGTATGGCGAATGCATCG acATCAAGAGATGTCCGTCCATATTGAATCAGCTAAAAGCTAAGGGAAACGATCCTGAACTagtcaaatttataaaagctTCGAATTTACTTTGTGACAACGTCGGCCAAAATGTCTGTTGTCCCACAGAGCCAGCTCCACGTCGCTTGCCCACTGAAAAAGAGGGTTGTGGTGAACCAAACTTGGTCAGTTTTAGGAAAATCGTAGGCGGCGATGAGGCAATGAAAGGTGCTTATCCATGGATCGCACTGCTAGGATATGGTGATAGTTCCCTTTCGATCTTCAAATGTGGAGGAACTTTGATTACGGCCAGACATGTGGTGACAGCAGCTCATTGCATAAAGGATAATCT CTCGTTTGTGCGCCTCGGAGAGCACGATCTTTCTACCGACACTGACACTACGCACATGGACATCAACATAGTCAAG AATGTGTCCCATTCCAATTACAATAAGACAGACGGTCGCAGCGATATAGCGATGCTTTATTTGGAACGCAACGTGGAGTTTACAAATATAATGAAGCCGATTTGTTTGCCCAACTCTCCCAGCTTGCGTGCCAAGTCTTATGTGGATACAAACCCCATTGTCATTGGCTGGGGTAATACTCAAGAGTTTGGAAGAAGTGCAAAGATATTGCGTCAGCTAATGATACCCGTTTTGGAGAATTCAGTTTGCCAAAACAGTTACAAAGCATTGAATCTAAGCTTTAGCTTGAATCAATTTGATAAAGCCATTCTATGTGCTGGCACTTTAGCTGGTGGCGAAGACTCTTGCCAAGGGGACTCAGGTGGTCCGCTAATGACATCCGAGCAATTAGATAATGGTGAAATCAGATTCTATCTTATTGGAATTGTTGCCTATGGTTATGGTTGTGCCAGGCCAAATTCACCCGGAATCTATACGAGCACACAATACTTCATGGACTGGATAAACGATAAGGTGCGGGAGATGTcatga
- the LOC117566841 gene encoding venom serine protease Bi-VSP-like isoform X1 → MKIISFEVIVLSMTIICIVTPTLGQFVGRFEDSQSRQQCFTPEQIRGTCMALSDCPQVTEVYNSTDDSVGTEHVLFLHRNCGSRSVNGDPIVCCTRSTTKSQIDPTPNPDITNLILSQISTTPRTHTRGQQCLTPEHHLGTCVALSHCHQLTVVYNFRYDRVGTQYVLALHHSCGTRSVNGVPIVCCTRPSTTTTTTILPIPEATSTTTTTTTPQPTSTTTTTRKPEQTSSTSISPPIDLRLNSCLLSPGVYGECIDIKRCPSILNQLREKGNDPVLVKFIKASNSLCDNVGQNVCCPTEPGPRRLPTEKEGCGEPNLVSYRRIVGGDEAMKGAYPWIALLGYGDISLSKFKCGGTLITARHVVTAAHCIKHDLSFVRLGEYDLSTDTDTTHMDINIVKNVSHSNYNKTDGRCDIAMLYLERNVEFTDIMKPICLPNSLSLRAKTYVDTNPIVIGWGNTQESGRSAKILRQLTIPVLENSVCQNSYKAMNLSFSLNQFDKAILCAGILAGGQDACQGDSGGPLMTSEQLDNGEIRFYLIGIVAYGYGCARPNIPGVYTSTQYFMDWINDKVREMP, encoded by the exons ATGAAGATTATATCATTTGAAGTGATTGTGTTATCGATGACAATTATCTGTATTGTCACGCCCACTTTGGGGCAGTTCGTTGGACGATTTGAAG ATTCCCAAAGTCGACAGCAGTGCTTCACGCCCGAACAAATTCGAGGGACTTGTATGGCACTCAGCGATTGCCCCCAGGTGACAGAAGTCTACAATTCTACAGACGATAGCGTAGGCACAGAACATGTGCTCTTCTTGCACCGCAATTGTGGATCGCGGAGTGTCAACGGGGATCCAATT GTCTGTTGTACGAGATCCACGACGAAGTCCCAGATAGATCCAACCCCAAATCCAGATATAACAAACTTAATACTATCACAGATTTCAACAACACCAAGGACACACACAA GAGGTCAGCAGTGTCTCACGCCCGAACACCATCTTGGGACTTGTGTGGCGCTCAGCCATTGCCACCAGTTGACAGTAGTCTACAATTTTAGATACGATCGCGTAGGCACACAGTATGTGCTCGCCTTGCACCACAGTTGTGGAACGCGAAGTGTCAACGGAGTACCAATT GTATGTTGTACAAGaccaagcacaacaacaacgacaacaatactTCCAATACCAGAAGCgacctcaacaacaacaacaaccacaacaccaCAACCAACctcaacaaccacaacaaccagAAAACCAGAACAAACCTCATCCACATCAATCTCACCGCCTATAGATCTTCGGTTAAACAGTTGTCTATTGTCACCCGGAGTATATGGAGAATGCATCG acATCAAGAGATGTCCGTCAATATTGAATCAGCTAAGGGAGAAGGGAAACGATCCTGTACTagtcaaatttataaaagctTCGAATTCACTTTGTGACAACGTCGGCCAAAATGTCTGTTGTCCCACAGAGCCAGGTCCACGTCGCTTGCCCACTGAAAAAGAGGGTTGTGGGGAACCAAACTTGGTCAGTTATAGGAGAATCGTGGGCGGCGATGAGGCAATGAAAGGTGCTTATCCATGGATCGCACTGCTAGGATATGGTGATATTTCCCTTTCGAAATTCAAATGTGGCGGAACTTTGATTACAGCCAGACATGTGGTGACAGCAGCTCATTGCATAAAGCACGATCT gtCGTTTGTGCGCCTCGGAGAGTATGATCTTTCTACCGACACTGACACTACGCACATGGACATCAACATAGTCAAG AATGTCTCCCATTCCAATTACAATAAGACAGACGGTCGCTGCGATATAGCGATGCTTTACTTGGAACGGAACGTGGAGTTTACAGATATAATGAAGCCCATTTGTTTGCCCAACTCTCTCAGCTTGCGTGCCAAGACTTATGTGGATACAAACCCCATTGTCATTGGCTGGGGTAATACTCAAGAGTCTGGAAGAAGTGCAAAGATATTGCGTCAGCTAACGATACCCGTCCTGGAAAATTCAGTGTGCCAAAACAGTTATAAAGCAATGAATCTAAGCTTTAGCTTGAATCAATTCGATAAAGCCATTCTATGTGCTGGAATTTTAGCAGGCGGCCAAGACGCTTGCCAAGGGGACTCAGGTGGTCCGCTAATGACCTCCGAGCAATTAGATAATGGTGAAATCAGATTCTATCTGATTGGAATTGTTGCCTATGGTTATGGTTGTGCCAGGCCAAATATACCTGGAGTCTATACGAGCACACAGTACTTCATGGACTGGATAAACGATAAGGTGCGGGAGATGCCGTGA
- the LOC117566841 gene encoding venom serine protease Bi-VSP-like isoform X2 codes for MKIISFEVIVLSMTIICIVTPTLGQFVGRFEDSQSRQQCFTPEQIRGTCMALSDCPQVTEVYNSTDDSVGTEHVLFLHRNCGSRSVNGDPIVCCTRSTTKSQIDPTPNPDITNLILSQISTTPRTHTRGQQCLTPEHHLGTCVALSHCHQLTVVYNFRYDRVGTQYVLALHHSCGTRSVNGVPIVCCTRPSTTTTTTILPIPEATSTTTTTTTPQPTSTTTTTRKPEQTSSTSISPPIDLRLNSCLLSPGVYGECIDIKRCPSIFNQLKAKGNDPELVKFIKASNLLCDNVGQNVCCPTEPAPRRLPTEKEGCGEPNLVSFRKIVGGDEAVKGAYPWIALLGYGDSSLSIFKCGGTLITARHVVTAAHCIKDNLSFVRLREHDLSTDTDTTHMDINIVKNVSHSNYNKTDGRSDIAMLYLERNVDFTDIMKPICLPNSPSLRAKSYVDTNPIVIGWGNTQESGRSAKILRQLTIPILENSVCQNSYKALNLSFSLNQFDKAILCAGTLAGGQDACQGDSGGPLMISEQLDNGEIRFYLIGIVAYGYGCARPNIPGVYTSTQYFMDWINDKVREMP; via the exons ATGAAGATTATATCATTTGAAGTGATTGTGTTATCGATGACAATTATCTGTATTGTCACGCCCACTTTGGGGCAGTTCGTTGGACGATTTGAAG ATTCCCAAAGTCGACAGCAGTGCTTCACGCCCGAACAAATTCGAGGGACTTGTATGGCACTCAGCGATTGCCCCCAGGTGACAGAAGTCTACAATTCTACAGACGATAGCGTAGGCACAGAACATGTGCTCTTCTTGCACCGCAATTGTGGATCGCGGAGTGTCAACGGGGATCCAATT GTCTGTTGTACGAGATCCACGACGAAGTCCCAGATAGATCCAACCCCAAATCCAGATATAACAAACTTAATACTATCACAGATTTCAACAACACCAAGGACACACACAA GAGGTCAGCAGTGTCTCACGCCCGAACACCATCTTGGGACTTGTGTGGCGCTCAGCCATTGCCACCAGTTGACAGTAGTCTACAATTTTAGATACGATCGCGTAGGCACACAGTATGTGCTCGCCTTGCACCACAGTTGTGGAACGCGAAGTGTCAACGGAGTACCAATT GTATGTTGTACAAGaccaagcacaacaacaacgacaacaatactTCCAATACCAGAAGCgacctcaacaacaacaacaaccacaacaccaCAACCAACctcaacaaccacaacaaccagAAAACCAGAACAAACCTCATCCACATCAATCTCACCGCCTATAGATCTTCGGTTAAACAGTTGTCTATTGTCACCCGGAGTATATGGAGAATGCATCG acATCAAGAGATGTCCCTCCATATTTAATCAGCTAAAGGCTAAGGGAAACGATCCTGAACTagtcaaatttataaaagctTCGAATTTACTTTGTGACAACGTCGGCCAAAATGTCTGTTGTCCCACAGAGCCAGCTCCACGTCGCTTGCCCACTGAAAAAGAGGGTTGTGGTGAACCAAACTTGGTCAGTTTTAGGAAAATCGTAGGCGGCGATGAGGCAGTGAAAGGTGCTTATCCATGGATCGCACTGCTAGGATATGGTGATAGTTCTCTTTCGATCTTCAAATGTGGAGGAACTTTGATTACGGCCAGACATGTGGTGACAGCAGCTCATTGCATAAAGGATAATCT gtCGTTTGTGCGCCTCAGAGAGCACGATCTTTCTACCGACACTGACACTACGCACATGGACATCAACATAGTCAAG AATGTGTCCCATTCCAATTACAATAAGACAGACGGTCGCAGCGATATAGCGATGCTTTACTTGGAACGGAACGTGGATTTTACAGATATAATGAAGCCCATTTGTTTGCCCAACTCTCCCAGCTTGCGTGCCAAGTCTTATGTGGATACAAACCCCATTGTCATTGGCTGGGGTAATACTCAAGAGTCTGGAAGAAGTGCAAAGATATTGCGTCAGCTAACGATACCCATCCTGGAAAATTCAGTGTGCCAAAACAGTTATAAAGCATTGAATTTAAGCTTTAGCTTGAATCAATTCGATAAAGCCATTCTATGTGCTGGCACTTTAGCAGGCGGCCAAGACGCTTGCCAAGGGGACTCAGGTGGTCCGCTAATGATCTCCGAACAATTAGATAATGGTGAAATCAGATTCTATCTGATTGGAATTGTTGCCTATGGTTATGGTTGTGCCAGGCCAAATATACCTGGAGTCTATACGAGCACACAATACTTCATGGACTGGATAAACGATAAGGTGCGGGAGATGCCGTGA
- the LOC117566844 gene encoding venom protease-like encodes CTRPLKDPPSTSTTTTTTITPIPETTLTTTTPEPTSTTSISSLVDLRSNSCLLVPGVYGECIDIKRCPSILNQLREKGNDPVLVKFIKASNLLCDNVGQNVCCPTEPGPRRLPTENEGCGEPNLVSYRRIVGGDEAMKGAYPWIALLGYGESSLSNVKCGGTLITARHVVTAAHCIKHDLSFVRLGEHDLSTDTDTTHMDINIVKKVSHSNYNKTDGRSDIAMLYLERNVEFTNIMKPICLPNSPSLRAKSYVDTNPIVIGWGNTQEFGRSAKILRQLTIPVLENSVCQNSYKAMNLSFSLNQFDKAILCAGILAGGQDACQGDSGGPLMISEQLDNGEIRFYLIGIVAYGYGCARPNIPGVYTSTQYFMDWINDKVREMP; translated from the exons TGTACGAGACCATTAAAAGACCCTCCTtcaacaagtacaacaacaaccacaaccatAACTCCAATACCAGAAACGACTTTAACAACCACAACACCGGAACCAACGTCAACCACATCAATCTCATCGCTTGTGGATCTTCGATCAAACAGTTGTCTATTAGTACCCGGAGTGTATGGCGAATGCATCG acATCAAGAGATGTCCGTCAATATTGAATCAGCTAAGGGAGAAGGGAAACGATCCTGTACTagtcaaatttataaaagctTCGAATTTACTTTGTGACAACGTCGGCCAAAATGTCTGTTGTCCCACAGAGCCAGGTCCACGTCGCTTGCCCACTGAAAATGAGGGTTGTGGTGAACCAAACTTGGTCAGTTACAGGAGAATCGTGGGCGGCGATGAGGCAATGAAAGGTGCTTATCCATGGATCGCGCTGCTAGGGTATGGTGAAAGTTCCCTTTCGAACGTCAAATGTGGCGGAACTTTGATTACAGCCAGACATGTGGTGACAGCAGCTCATTGCATAAAGCACGATCT CTCGTTTGTGCGCCTCGGAGAGCACGATCTTTCTACCGACACTGACACTACGCACATGGACATCAACATAGTCAAG AAGGTGTCCCATTCCAATTACAATAAGACAGACGGTCGCAGCGATATAGCGATGCTCTACTTGGAACGGAACGTAGAGTTTACAAATATAATGAAGCCCATTTGTTTGCCCAACTCTCCCAGCTTGCGTGCCAAGTCTTATGTGGATACAAACCCTATTGTCATTGGCTGGGGTAATACTCAAGAGTTTGGAAGAAGTGCAAAGATATTGCGTCAGCTAACGATACCCGTCCTGGAAAATTCAGTGTGCCAAAACAGTTATAAAGCAATGAATCTAAGCTTTAGCTTGAATCAATTCGATAAAGCCATTCTATGTGCTGGAATTTTAGCAGGCGGCCAAGACGCTTGCCAAGGGGACTCAGGTGGTCCGCTAATGATCTCCGAACAATTAGATAATGGTGAAATCAGATTCTATCTGATTGGAATTGTTGCCTATGGTTATGGTTGTGCCAGGCCAAATATACCTGGAGTCTATACGAGCACACAATACTTCATGGACTGGATAAACGATAAGGTGCGGGAGATGCCGTGA